The following proteins are encoded in a genomic region of Bradyrhizobium sp. SK17:
- a CDS encoding extracellular solute-binding protein: MLTTSLAMACAASQTHAACSPDYTGVTLTVASQTGPYIASALKLGADEWAKKTCGKVNVVEFPWSELYPKIATSLTASDATFDLVSFAPAWLPDFVPYLSEMPKEMQSGKDWDDIEPAYRERLMVWEGKIYSQSMDGDVHTYTYRTDLFSDPKEKDAFKAKYGYDLAPPKTWKQYLDIAEFFQRPDKGLWGTAEAFRRGGQQFWFFFSHAAAYTNNPNYPGAMFFDPETMDAQINNPGWVKGLEEYIRASKLGPPNALNFSFGEVNAAVAGGQVAESIGWGDTGVIAADPKQSKISGKVGSAMLPGSDEIWNAKTKKWDKFPSVLPAPFMAFGGWQIAVPKAGKNQQAAWDFVKTLTSPDVSGQAAITGGSGVNPYRKSHTANLQLWSKIFTPEEAKEYLGAQSDSINAKNVALDMRLPGYFSYTEVVEIELGKALAGQTTPQAALDAMAKEWNRLTDEFGRAKQLAAYRAAMGLPPKN; this comes from the coding sequence ATGTTGACCACCTCGCTCGCGATGGCCTGCGCCGCGAGCCAGACGCACGCTGCCTGTAGCCCGGATTACACCGGCGTCACCCTGACTGTGGCGTCGCAGACCGGTCCGTATATTGCCTCTGCGCTCAAGCTCGGCGCCGACGAATGGGCCAAGAAGACCTGCGGCAAGGTCAATGTCGTTGAGTTTCCCTGGTCCGAGCTCTACCCGAAGATTGCGACGTCGCTGACGGCGTCGGATGCGACGTTCGACCTCGTCAGCTTCGCGCCGGCCTGGCTACCCGACTTCGTGCCGTATCTGAGCGAGATGCCGAAGGAGATGCAGTCCGGCAAGGATTGGGACGATATCGAGCCGGCCTATCGCGAACGCCTGATGGTGTGGGAAGGCAAGATCTACTCGCAGTCGATGGACGGCGACGTGCATACCTATACCTACCGCACCGACCTGTTCAGCGATCCCAAGGAAAAGGACGCCTTCAAGGCCAAGTACGGCTACGACCTCGCGCCGCCGAAGACCTGGAAGCAGTATCTCGACATCGCGGAGTTTTTCCAGCGGCCCGACAAGGGGCTGTGGGGAACGGCGGAAGCGTTCCGCCGCGGCGGCCAGCAATTCTGGTTCTTCTTCAGCCATGCGGCGGCCTACACCAACAATCCGAACTATCCCGGCGCGATGTTCTTCGACCCCGAGACGATGGACGCGCAGATCAACAATCCGGGCTGGGTGAAGGGGCTCGAGGAGTATATCAGGGCATCGAAGCTCGGGCCGCCGAACGCGCTGAACTTCTCGTTCGGCGAGGTGAATGCAGCGGTCGCCGGCGGCCAGGTCGCGGAATCGATCGGCTGGGGCGACACGGGCGTCATCGCGGCCGATCCGAAACAGTCGAAGATCTCGGGCAAGGTCGGCTCGGCGATGCTGCCCGGCTCGGACGAGATCTGGAACGCCAAGACCAAGAAGTGGGACAAATTCCCCAGCGTGCTTCCGGCCCCGTTCATGGCGTTCGGCGGCTGGCAGATCGCCGTGCCGAAGGCCGGCAAGAACCAGCAGGCGGCGTGGGACTTCGTCAAGACGCTGACCAGTCCTGATGTGTCGGGGCAGGCGGCGATCACCGGCGGCAGCGGCGTCAACCCCTATCGCAAATCGCACACCGCCAATCTGCAACTGTGGAGCAAGATCTTCACGCCCGAGGAGGCCAAGGAGTATCTTGGCGCGCAATCGGATTCCATCAATGCCAAGAACGTCGCGCTCGACATGCGTCTGCCCGGCTATTTCTCCTACACCGAGGTGGTGGAGATCGAGCTCGGCAAGGCGCTGGCCGGTCAGACCACGCCGCAGGCGGCGCTCGACGCGATGGCCAAGGAGTGGAATCGGCTGACGGACGAGTTCGGTCGCGCCAAGCAG